The following are from one region of the Coffea eugenioides isolate CCC68of chromosome 2, Ceug_1.0, whole genome shotgun sequence genome:
- the LOC113760643 gene encoding O-fucosyltransferase 20-like, with amino-acid sequence MAVSKSNKKKLSYISVPSQIISSISSTSLESLLLSPKKKAPFSPLSVLRIRFLWRDPRFWLFLILVFGVFGMLKVYFNVDPLIPFGRNPCAISQDKLMVLNGLSSTQLSLVQNEVKVSGNNDNGDEKSEFWKQPDGLGYRPCLQFSNDYKRASVDIVKDRTKYLMVVVAGGMNQQRNQIVDAVVIARILGAALVVPILQVNVIWGDESEFADIFDLEHFKKVLENDVRIVSSLPSTHVMTRPLEDKMTHLHATPEFIRSRYSRRIRREGVLLLRSLDSRLSKDLPSDLQKLRCKVAFHALRFAPPILELGNKLTERMRSKGPYLALHLRMEKDVWVRTGCLPGLSHEYDEMINNERKRRPELLTSRSNMTYHERKLAGLCPLNALEVARLLKALGAPKTARIFWAGGNPLGGKEALDPLIREFPHFYNKEDLALPGELEPFQKKASLMAAIDYIVSENSDVFMPSHGGNMGHAIQGHRAYAGHKKTITPNKRQMFSHFMNSSLPGAEFKKIIVGLHRDSLGQPELRSSKTRRDVTKYPVPECMCNKMQPHSSV; translated from the exons ATGGCTGTGTCAAAGAGCAACAAGAAGAAGCTGAGTTACATTTCAGTGCCATCACAGATAATCAGTTCAATCTCATCTACTTCTTTGGAATCTTTGTTGCTTTCTCCTAAAAAGAAAGCTCCGTTTTCTCCGCTTTCAGTATTAAGGATCAGATTTTTATGGAGGGATCCAAGATTCTGGCTTTTCTTGATTCTGGTTTTTGGGGTTTTTGGGATGTTGAAGGTGTACTTCAATGTCGATCCTTTAATCCCTTTTGGACGCAACCCATGTGCTATTTCTCAAGACAAGCTTATGGTCTTAAACGGGTTGTCGAGTACTCAGCTGAGTCTAGTGCAGAATGAGGTGAAAGTCAGTGGAAATAATGATAATGGTGATGAAAAGAGTGAGTTCTGGAAGCAGCCTGATGGGTTGGGATACAGGCCTTGTTTGCAGTTCAGCAATGATTATAAGAGGGCTAGTGTTGATATTGTCAAAGATAGGACCAAGTATTTGATGGTAGTGGTTGCTGGTGGAATGAATCAGCAGAGGAACCAGATTGTTGATGCTGTTGTGATTGCAAGAATTTTAGGGGCTGCCCTCGTTGTTCCCATTTTGCAAGTTAATGTCATCTGGGGTGATGAAAG TGAGTTTGCTGATATATTTGACTTGGAGCATTTCAAGAAAGTTTTGGAGAATGATGTCCGAATTGTGTCATCACTTCCATCTACACATGTCATGACGAGGCCATTGGAAGACAAAATGACTCACCTTCATGCCACCCCTGAATTTATTCGTTCGCGGTATTCTAGACGG ATTAGGAGGGAAGGTGTCTTGCTTTTGCGGAGCTTGGATTCAAGACTATCAAAGGATCTGCCTTCTGACCTTCAAAAACTTCGCTGCAAG GTGGCTTTTCATGCGTTGAGGTTTGCTCCCCCTATCTTAGAACTCGGTAATAAATTGACAGAGCGCATGAGAAGCAAGGGACCATATCTTGCTCTTCATTTACGGATGGAGAAGGATGTATGGGTGAGGACTGGATGCCTTCCAGGTTTAAGTCATGAATATGATGAGATGATAAACAATGAGAGAAAACGAAGGCCAGAGCTCTTGACTTCAAGATCAAACATGACATATCATGAAAGGAAACTTGCTGGTCTCTGCCCTTTAAATGCCTTGGAGGTTGCAAG GTTGCTTAAAGCTCTTGGGGCTCCAAAAACTGCTAGAATCTTTTGGGCTGGAGGGAATCCATTGGGTGGAAAAGAAGCATTGGATCCACTGATTAGAGAGTTTCCACATTTCTATAATAAAGAAGACCTTGCTTTGCCTGGGGAGCTGGAGCCCTTTCAAAAGAAAGCCTCCTTAATGGCTGCTATTGATTATATAGTTTCTGAGAACAGTGATGTTTTCATGCCATCCCATGGTGGAAACATGGGCCACGCTATTCAG GGTCATAGGGCTTATGCAGGGCACAAAAAGACTATTACTCCAAATAAAAGGCAAATGTTCTCACACTTCATGAACTCTTCTCTCCCCGGGGCAGAATTTAAGAAGATCATTGTAGGGTTGCATCGAGATTCTTTGGGGCAGCCAGAATTGAGGAGTAGCAAAACAAGAAGAGATGTAACAAAGTATCCTGTTCCTGAGTGTATGTGCAACAAGATGCAGCCCCATTCCTCTGTATAG